Proteins encoded together in one Monomorium pharaonis isolate MP-MQ-018 chromosome 8, ASM1337386v2, whole genome shotgun sequence window:
- the LOC105832885 gene encoding talin-1 isoform X3 gives MATLSLRISIPEKNATKMMQFDPSTSVYDACRIIREKLVEASNMGQPKDYGLFLADEDVKKGVWLEPGRNLDYYILRNGDLLEYRRKLRTLRVRMLDGTLKTMLVDDSQPVANLMVVICTKIGITNHDEYSLVRELVDDDNENQKPGNFGTLTLKRKKEEKGERDAKMEQLRKKLKTDDEVNWIDPSKTLREQGIDESETVLLRRKFFFSDQNIDSRDPVQLSLLYVQARDAILDGTHPITQEKACVFAGIQCQIQFGDHKEEKHKPGFLDLKEFLPQSYVKVKGIEKKVFAEHKKHIGLSELDAKVLYTKTARSLNTYGVTFFLVKEKMKGKNKLVPRLLGVTKDSVLRLDEKTKEILKTWPLTTVRRWGASPNTFTLDFGDYSDQYYSVQTTEAEQILQLISGYIDIILKKQKAKDHFGIEGDEGSTMVEDSVSPLKATIMQHETSNIGKGNVEAVSVAIPAVMRAGGDGARPYGTGHIGGAQYTTISGQVNIAHAPPTVQQTKVTSVLSEPQRALLSTITAGHEVIHIAETELTTKAQLPELGTDPASLRWIEQTIDTHKQNVGSQIAAMNAATAQVVTLTSGPADDVDHTAVGAAITTIATNLPEMTKGVRMIAALMDDESSGERLLDAARKLCSAFSDLLKATEPETKEPFYITSTLYGQYPRQNLLNAASRVGEASHQVLTTIGEEDDSNRELQDMLLALAKAVANTTAALVLKAKNIAATCEDSATQNRVISAATQCALATSQLVACAKVVAPTLHSPACQTQLMNAVREVTRAVERLVQVCNETCSDDNLLKELSLAAAEVSRTLNDLLNHIKTATRERAKESIQEGAVETIFVATDKLFASTGDAGEMVRQARVVGQATAQLIQSIKGEAERQTDSEQQQRLLAAAKLLADATARMVEAARQCASSPHDIKMQDQLRQAAEELRAATTAAATPALRRKLITRLEACAKQAASTATQCIAASSGVGHHNTNPASQEELNMECRMMAQQIPHLVSGVKGTQAQPDNPTAQLNLINASEQFLQPGTAVVKATRAVLPTVTDQASAMQLNTTSQQLGSSLADLRSAVTRAREACGGLELDAAEELINSLKDEIGEFYRAVEAASLRPLPEETTESTALRLGATSKNVGYAMAQLLSAAKQGNENYTGSAARETASALKDLTYAVRGVAATSNQPETQKKVLMTADDVILRSLRLVKEARRVLKNPDDPENEVNLAAVAKDVSNSLNKCVSCLPGQRDVDEAIYNIDDMTQVLNINEFPQTSRSYGQLQSDLNNAAANLNDASSNVVSSVRSPVQLANSSKQFTNAFGELLSVGLEMASQTTVETRSQVVISLKNISITSSKLLMTAKSIAADPTAPNAKNQLSAAARAVTDSINYLVDVCTSAAPGQNECDNAIRNIQSMRSLLDNPSEPISDASYFECLETVMEKSKSLGDGMTGIANHAKKSEHEQFSVAVRGVSSSICGLIEAAAQAAYLAGVSDPTSVAGKPGLVDQAQFLRAAQAIHSGCQSLSNPTSTQQQVLSAATMIAKHTSALCNACRLASSKTSNPVAKRHFVQSAKDVANSTACLVKEIKALDQNYSDVNREKCAEATKPLLEAVDNLCTFAGSPEFASQPAKISIAARAAQEPITSAGKSIIDGSCAMVLAAKSLAVSPKDPPTWQLLANHSKSVSDSIKSLVASIRDKAPGQKECDAAIEKLSARIRELDAASLSAVSQALLPRRENTMQGFTDQMESSASELREKLEPLRTAAKYEAENVGHAVNQIALYSEPLVSSAIGAASNMVHSKQQMVLLDQTKTVAESALQLIYVTKESGGNPKAVALHTEVDEIVESTKDALQELQNTLETISTSAGIVTGLIDTISRAMVRLEDYRMSTVDTVDSYVDYQTRMVEAAKEIARLAQEMSTKSSTDVARLGPLAVDISHKYTQLARDTSGASAAASNADVSARLRTGVQELGRACADIVRAAGVCQMSPGDAYAQREVAEHSKIVTEKVSQVLTALQAGSRGTQACINAASTVSGIIGDLDTTIMFATAGTLHAENEGDTFADHRESILQTAKALVEDTKTLVAGAASSQEQLAVAAQNAVSTIVQLAEVVKYGAASLGSQNPEAQVMLINAVKDVASALGDLIHATKAASGKPINDPSMEHLKDSAKVLEQQLQQQLVHLSDIGGSESEWFVSDQEEELIRLLSTSESSQPAQRTSDLLLFM, from the exons ATGGCCACGCTATCTTTGCGCATCTCTATACCGGAGAAGAACGCCACCAAGATGATGCAGTTCGATCCCAGTACATCAGTGTATGATGCTTGTCgtattattagagaaaaactTGTCGAAGCCAGCAACATGGGTCAAC CGAAAGATTACGGCCTGTTTCTTGCTGATGAGGACGTGAAGAAGGGAGTTTGGCTCGAGCCCGGGCGAAATCTCGACTACTACATCCTGAGGAACGGAGATCTGCTCGAGTACCGTCGTAAACTTCGTACACTGCGCGTCCGTATGTTGGATGGAACATTGAAAACTATGTTGGTGGATGACAGCCAGCCCGTAGCCAATCTCATGGTAGTGATATGTACGAAGATAGGtatcacgaatcatgatgagtATTCCTTGGTGCGCGAGCTGGTGGACGATGACAATGAGAATCAAAAACCTGGAAATTTTGGCACTCTCACgttgaagagaaagaaagaggagaaagGCGAAAGGGACGCTAAGATGGAAcagttgagaaaaaaattaaaaaccgaTGACGAAG TGAATTGGATAGATCCAAGTAAGACCTTGCGCGAACAAGGTATAGACGAATCCGAAACCGTTTTATTGAGAAGGAAATTCTTTTTCTCGGATCAAAACATTGATAGTCGTGATCCTGTGCAATTGTCGCTGTTGTATGTACAAGCGCGAGATGCAATTCTGGACGGTACACATCCAATTACACAGGAAAAGGCTTGTGTTTTTGCCGGGATCCAATGTCAAATACAGTTTGGCGATCACAAGGAGGAGAAACATAAACCGGGTTTCCTCGA tcTTAAGGAATTTCTGCCGCAATCGTACGTTAAAGTGAAGGGAATCGAAAAAAAGGTTTTTGCGGAACACAAAAAACACATTGGACTTTCGGAACTGGACGCCAAAGTTCTGTACACAAAGACCGCCAGGTCGCTTAATACGTACGGCGTTACGTTTTTCTTAGTGAAGGAAAAGATGAAGGGCAAGAACAAGTTGGTGCCACGTCTGCTTGGCGTGACAAAGGATTCGGTCCTGCGACTTGACGAGAAGacgaaagaaattttaaagacGTGGCCGTTGACGACCGTGCGACGTTGGGGCGCCTCGCCAAACACCTTCACCCTCGACTTCGGCGATTATTCCGACCAATATTACAGTGTACAGACCACCGAAGCAGAGCAGATACTCCAGCTGATCTCCGGTTACATTGATATTATTCTGAAAAAACAGAAAGCAAAGGATCACTTCGGTATCGAGGGAGACGAGGGATCTACCATGGTGGAGGATAGCGTGTCGCCACTAAA AGCTACAATCATGCAACATGAGACTAGCAATATTGGTAAAGGAAATGTAGAAGCTGTCTCAGTCGCAATACCAGCCGTTATGAGGGCCGGAGGAGATG GGGCTCGACCATATGGAACTGGTCACATAGGTGGTGCCCAATACACGACCATCAGTGGACAGGTGAACATCGCTCATGCTCCGCCTACG GTCCAACAAACTAAGGTGACATCCGTCCTATCTGAACCGCAACGTGCCTTATTATCGACCATCACCGCCGGTCACGAGGTGATCCACATCGCCGAGACGGAACTGACCACGAAGGCTCAGTTGCCCGAACTTGGTACAGATCCGGCGTCTTTGAGATGGATCGAGCAGACGATCGACACTCACAAGCAGAACGTGGGCTCGCAGATCGCGGCGATGAACGCTGCGACCGCCCAGGTAGTAACGTTGACTTCCGGGCCAGCGGACGACGTCGATCACACTGCAGTGGGAGCGGCAATCACCACAATTGCCACGAATTTGCCAGAGATGACGAAGGGCGTGCGGATGATAGCTGCTCTCATGGACGATGAGTCGTCCGGTGAGCGTCTATTAGACGCAGCCAGGAAACTGTGTTCTGCGTTCTCGGATTTGCTGAAGGCTACAGAACCGGAGACCAAGGAG CCTTTCTACATAACATCTACGCTGTATGGACAATAT CCGCGACAGAATCTATTGAATGCGGCATCGCGAGTGGGTGAAGCGTCGCATCAAGTATTAACGACTATTGGCGAAGAGGACGACTCGAATCGCGAGTTGCAAGACATGTTACTTGCGCTCGCTAAAGCCGTGGCTAATACCACCGCTGCTTTGGTACTGAAGGCGAAAAATATAGCGGCGACGTGCGAAGACTCCGCTACGCAGAACAGAGTGATATCAGCCGCGACGCAATGCGCGCTGGCTACGTCTCAGCTCGTGGCATGTGCCAAGGTCGTAGCACCAACTTTACATTCACCTGCCTGTCAGACGCAATTGATGAACGCCGTTCGCGAAGTGACCAGAGCTGTGGAGCGCCTGGTTCAAGTCTGCAATGAGACGTGCAGTGATGACAACTTGCTGAAGGAGCTGAGCCTTGCTGCCGCTGAAGTCAGTCGTACCTTGAACGATCTTCTCAATCACATCAAGACCGCCACTAGGGAGCGTGCCAAAGAATCCATCCAGGAAGGTGCAGTGGAAACTATCTTTGTTGCAACAGACAAACTGTTCGCTAGCACTGGTGATGCCGGTGAAATGGTACGACAGGCAAGAGTGGTCGGTCAAGCTACCGCGCAATTGATTCAGAGTATCAAAGGTGAAGCTGAGAGACAGACAGATTCGGAACAGCAACAGCGTCTACTAGCGGCGGCGAAGCTACTCGCTGACGCCACCGCTAGGATGGTGGAGGCAGCGCGGCAATGTGCTAGCAGTCCACACGACATTAAGATGCAAGATCAACTGCGCCAAGCAGCGGAAGAATTACGAGCTGCGACAACAGCGGCAGCGACGCCAGCATTACGTAGAAAACTTATCACGCGTTTAGAGGCTTGCGCTAAACAAGCTGCGTCTACGGCCACGCAATGTATCGCAGCGTCTTCTGGTGTTGGACACCACAACACCAACCCAGCCAGCCAGGAGGAACTGAACATGGAATGTCGTATGATGGCACAACAGATTCCACATCTTGTATCAGGAGTAAAGGGTACCCAAGCGCAACCAGATAATCCTACAGCACAGTTAAATCTGATAAATGCTTCCGAACAATTTCTACAACCAGGCACCGCCGTAGTGAAAGCGACTAGAGCCGTACTGCCGACGGTCACCGATCAGGCATCCGCCATGCAGCTGAACACTACTTCGCAGCAATTAGGATCATCGTTGGCAGATCTTCGATCAGCGGTAACGCGTGCCAGGGAAGCCTGCGGCGGATTGGAGCTCGACGCTGCGGAAGAGCTGATTAATAGcctaaaagatgaaataggCGAGTTTTATCGCGCTGTCGAAGCTGCCTCGTTGAGACCATTACCGGAAGAGACGACAGAATCAACTGCGCTACGACTCGGTGCTACATCAAAGAATGTTGGATACGCTATGGCACAGCTATTATCTGCCGCCAAGCAGGGCAACGAAAATTACACCGGAAGCGCCGCTAGAGAAACCGCTTCGGCGTTGAAAGACCTCACCTATGCCGTACGTGGTGTGGCCGCCACGTCCAATCAACCGGAGACGCAGAAGAAGGTGTTGATGACAGCGGACGACGTGATCCTGCGATCGCTGCGCTTGGTAAAGGAAGCGCGACGTGTACTGAAGAATCCCGACGATCCTGAGAACGAGGTTAATCTTGCTGCAGTTGCCAAGGACGTTTCCAATTCGTTAAACAAATGCGTGTCCTGCCTGCCCGGACAGAGAGACGTCGACGAAGCAATATACAACATCGACGATATGACTCAAGTGCTCAACATAAATGAATTTCCCCAAACAAGCAGGAGTTATGG ACAATTGCAGAGCGACCTCAACAATGCTGCCGCCAATTTGAATGATGCGTCGTCGAACGTAGTATCATCCGTGCGTTCACCCGTGCAGCTCGCAAACTCGTCGAAACAATTTACCAATGCTTTCGGGGAATTGTTGAGTGTGGGTCTGGAAATGGCGAGTCAAACAACAGTCGAAACCCGCAGTCAGGTAGTGATATCATTGAAGAACATTAGCATAACTTCTAGTAAGCTCCTCATGACCGCCAAATCAATTGCGGCCGATCCCACTGCACCAAACGCAAAGAATCAACTCTCAGCGGCGGCTCGCGCGGTTACCGACTCCATAAATTACCTGGTAGACGTGTGCACCTCAGCAGCACCCGGACAAAACGAATGCGACAATGCCATCAGAAACATTCAGTCCATGCGATCTCTGTTAGACAATCCGAGCGAGCCCATTTCGGACGCCTCTTATTTCGAGTGTTTAGAGACCGTCATGGAGAAAAGCAAGAGCCTCGGTGACGGTATGACTGGCATCGCAAACCATGCGAAGAAGTCTGAACATGAACAGTTTTCTGTCGCAGTTCGTGGAGTCTCCTCCTCGATTTGCGGTTTAATTGAAGCAGCTGCTCAAGCAGCCTATCTAGCGGGCGTGAGCGATCCTACATCTGTAGCTGGTAAACCGGGTCTCGTAGATCAGGCGCAATTCTTGCGAGCGGCGCAGGCTATTCATAGCGGTTGTCAGAGTCTCAGCAACCCGACCAGCACGCAACAACAAGTGCTCTCGGCTGCTACCATGATCGCCAAGCATACCAGCGCGCTCTGCAATGCTTGTAGACTCGCGTCCAGCAAGACTAGTAATCCAGTAGCTAAGCGGCACTTTGTTCAATCCGCCAAGGACGTCGCTAATTCAACGGCGTGCCTCGTTAAAGAGATCAAAGCGCTCGATCAGAATTATTCCGATGTCAACCGCGAAAAGTGCGCGGAAGCTACGAAACCGCTACTCGAGGCGGTAGATAATCTCTGCACATTTGCGGGTTCTCCCGAATTCGCAAGCCAGCCGGCCAAAATATCCATTGCCGCTAGAGCCGCCCAGGAACCGATCACCAGTGCCGGCAAGTCCATCATCGACGGCTCATGCGCCATGGTGCTCGCAGCCAAGAGTCTCGCGGTCAGTCCAAAAGATCCACCGACTTGGCAGCTGCTGGCCAATCACAGCAAGAGCGTCAGCGACTCAATTAAGTCGCTGGTAGCATCGATCCGTGATAAAGCACCTGGTCAGAAAGAGTGTGATGCCGCAATCGAAAAATTGTCGGCACGAATACGCGAGCTCGACGCAGCCTCGCTTAGCGCAGTGTCACAGGCGCTGTTGCCGCGCCGCGAAAACACTATGCAGGGATTCACGGATCAGATGGAGAGCAGCGCAAGCGAGTTGCGCGAGAAGCTGGAACCATTACGCACCGCTGCCAAGTATGAGGCAGAGAATGTCGGTCACGCCGTCAATCAAATCGCCCTTTACTCGGAACCGCTTGTCTCCAGCGCGATTGGCGCCGCGTCTAATATGGTGCATTCAAAGCAGCAGATGGTGCTGCTGGATCAAACAAAAACTGTAGCCGAATCCGCGCTGCAACTGATTTACGTCACAAAGGAGTCCGGCGGCAACCCGAAGGCTGTCGCGCTGCACACTGAGGTGGATGAAATTGTTGAGTCCACTAAAGACGCGCTTCAGGAGCTGCAGAACACCTTGGAAACTATATCGACGTCAGCGGGCATTGTTACCGGCTTGATCGACACAATTTCTCGTGCGATGGTGAGATTGGAGGATTACCGTATGTCTACTGTTGATACTGTGGACTCTTACGTAGATTATCAGACAAGGATGGTCGAAGCTGCCAAAGAGATCGCTCGGTTGGCGCAAGAAATG tcgACTAAATCGAGCACCGACGTAGCCAGATTGGGACCCCTGGCAGTCGATATATCGCACAAATACActcaacttgctcgtgatacTTCCGGAGCGTCTGCAGCTGCCTCCAATGCTGATGTGTCTGCCAGACTTCGCACTGGCGTCCAGGAACTCGGCCGAGCCTGCGCGGACATAGTGCGCGCGGCCGGCGTATGTCAAATGTCACCCGGTGACGCATACGCCCAACGAGAAGTCGCGGAGCACAGTAAGATTGTGACCGAAAAGGTGTCGCAAGTACTGACCGCATTGCAGGCAGGCTCGCGCGGCACTCAGGCATGCATCAATGCCGCCAGCACGGTTTCCGGCATTATTGGTGACCTCGACACTACTATCATGTTCGCCACCGCCGGTACTCTACACGCCGAGAATGAGGGTGACACATTCGCTGATCATcgcgaaagtatattgcagACCGCGAAGGCACTGGTAGAAGATACGAAGACACTAGTGGCTGGAGCGGCGTCCTCGCAGGAACAACTGGCTGTTGCCGCGCAGAACGCAGTATCGACGATTGTTCAGCTTGCCGAAGTCGTCAAATACGGTGCGGCCAGTCTGGGCAGTCAGAATCCGGAGGCCCAAGTGATGCTAATCAACGCCGTGAAGGACGTCGCGTCTGCACTTGGCGATCTCATTCACGCCACCAAGGCCGCCAGTGGCAAGCCCATCAATGATCCCAGCATGGAGCATCTGAAAGATTCCGCCAAG GTCTTAGAACAGCAGCTGCAGCAGCAGTTGGTGCATCTGAGCGACATCGGCGGCTCGGAATCGGAATGGTTCGTGTCTGATCAAGAGGAGGAACTAATCCGTCTGCTATCCACTTCCGAGAGCTCTCAACCGGCTCAACGGACATCTGACTTACTGTTGTTTATGTAG